DNA from Laspinema palackyanum D2c:
CGTCCCACACCCCGTCACGGACAATAAAATCACGAGAGTGATGCCAACGATCGGCTGGGCTATATATTTTTTGATGATAGAATTCGAGTGAAAAACTTCTTGCATGGCTACTACCTGGACTCGCCGCCACATTATTTCTTTGGCTGATTTTGTTTCTTCAGAATACGATACGGTGCTGCAAACTGCCGCTAGTTTTGGGGAGGTCCTCTCCCGACGGATGAAAAAAGTGCCGACCCTGCAAGGGCAGGTGGTGGCTAATTTATTTTTTGAACCCTCTACTCGCACCCGCAGCAGTTTTGAACTGGCAGCCAAACGACTTTCCGCAGATACCTTGAATTTTGCTCCCGGATCCTCTTCTCTCACGAAAGGGGAGACGATTTTGGATACTGCCAAGACTTATTTGGCAATGGGAACGGATTTGATGGTGATTCGCCATCGGGAGGCGGGAGTTCCCCAGGCGATCGCCACGGAAATGGACCGTCTGGGTTCCCGGGTGGGGGTCCTGAATGCCGGGGATGGGCAACATGAACATCCCTCCCAAGGATTGCTGGATTTGTTTACTATTTGCTCCCTGCTGGATCGGGACCGCCCTCGCCTGGAACTGCTGCAAGGGAAAAAAATTGCGATCGTTGGGGATATTCTACATTCGCGGGTGGCGCGATCGAATATTTGGAGTCTGACGGCAGCTACAGGGGCTGAACTGCATCTGGCGGGACCTCCGACTCTTCTGCCCCAACTCTTTGCAGAAATGGGAGTAGGGAGAGCGGGTCAGTTATTGTTGCATTGGACTGTAGAAGAAGCCCTGGAAAATGCCGATTTTGTGATGACCCTGCGATTACAAAAAGAGCGGATGAGCCAGCATCTGTTGCCCAGTTTGCGGGAGTATCATCAGCATTATGGGATTACCCGCGATCGCCTCAAACTCTGTAACCCCAATGTGAAAGTGTTACATCCGGGTCCCGTGAATCGAGGGGTAGAAATCAGTTCTGACCTGATGGATGACCCCCAGTTTAGCCTAATTTCCCAACAAGTGACTTCTGGGGTGGCGGTTCGGATGGCGTTGCTCTATCTGATGGGGGGCGGCAAGGTTCAGTAGAATGGACCCGGGGAATTTTAAAATGAGGGGTAACTGACCCTAAGAAATTGCATCAACCATGACCAACCCAACGTTATCAACCCCGGTCCCGGATGCGATCGCCTCCCCAAAGGGCGATCGCTTTGCTCTGACTTTCGCCCCCTTATCCCTAGAGGAAGTTTATGCTCTGGCTGATGACCCTGGCAATGGGGCGGTAGTCGTCATGAGTGGCATGGTTCGCAATCAAACCGATGGGAAACCCGTGGTTGCCCTGGAGTATCAAGCTTATGCACCAATGGCGGTGGCAGTTTTTCAACAAATTGCTGCCTCGATCCGGTCTACTTGGCCCGATGTGAAGCGGGTGGTGATTTTTCATCGGACTGGGCGCTTACAGATTGGCGAAATTAGTGTCTTAGTGGCAGTGGGTTCTCCGCATCGCGGGGAAGCTTTTGAAGCCTGT
Protein-coding regions in this window:
- a CDS encoding molybdenum cofactor biosynthesis protein MoaE, which produces MTNPTLSTPVPDAIASPKGDRFALTFAPLSLEEVYALADDPGNGAVVVMSGMVRNQTDGKPVVALEYQAYAPMAVAVFQQIAASIRSTWPDVKRVVIFHRTGRLQIGEISVLVAVGSPHRGEAFEACQNAIDTLKHNAPIWKKEHWADGSSSWVSIGACETEEK
- a CDS encoding aspartate carbamoyltransferase catalytic subunit, yielding MATTWTRRHIISLADFVSSEYDTVLQTAASFGEVLSRRMKKVPTLQGQVVANLFFEPSTRTRSSFELAAKRLSADTLNFAPGSSSLTKGETILDTAKTYLAMGTDLMVIRHREAGVPQAIATEMDRLGSRVGVLNAGDGQHEHPSQGLLDLFTICSLLDRDRPRLELLQGKKIAIVGDILHSRVARSNIWSLTAATGAELHLAGPPTLLPQLFAEMGVGRAGQLLLHWTVEEALENADFVMTLRLQKERMSQHLLPSLREYHQHYGITRDRLKLCNPNVKVLHPGPVNRGVEISSDLMDDPQFSLISQQVTSGVAVRMALLYLMGGGKVQ